The Chlorocebus sabaeus isolate Y175 chromosome 1, mChlSab1.0.hap1, whole genome shotgun sequence genome includes a region encoding these proteins:
- the BSCL2 gene encoding seipin isoform X1 — MSTEKVDQKEEVGEKEVCGDQIKGPDKEEEPPAPASHGQGWRPGGKAARNARPEPGARHPALPAMVNDPPVPALLWAQEVGQVLAGRARRLLLQFGVLFCTILLLLWVSVFLYGSFYYSYMPTVSHLSPVHFYYRTDCDSSTTSLCSFPVANVSLTKGGRDRVLMYGQPYRVTLELELPESPVNQDLGMFLVTISCYTRGGRIISTSSRSVMLHYRSDLLQMLDTLVFSSLLLFGFAEQKQLLEVELYADYRENSYVPTTGAIIEIHSKRIQLYGAYLRIHAHFTGLRYLLYNFPMTCAFIGVASNFTFLSVIVLFSYMQWVWGGIWPRHRFSLQVNIRKRDNSRKEVQRRISAHQPGTGPEGQEESTPQSDVTEDGESPEDPSGTEGQLSEEEKPDQQPLNGEEELEPEASDGSGSWEDAALLTEANLPAPAPAPASAPVPETLGSSEPAEGALRQRPTCSSS; from the exons ATGTCTACAGAAAAGGTAGACCAAAAGGAGGAAGTTGGGGAAAAAGAGGTGTGCGGAGACCAGATCAAAGGACCGGACAAAGAGGAG GAACCACCAGCTCCTGCATCCCATGGCCAGGGGTGGCGTCCAGGTGGCAAAGCAGCTAGGAACGCAAGGCCTGAACCTGGGGCCAGACACCCTGCTCTCCCGGCCATGGTCAACGATCCTCCAGTACCTGCCTTACTGTGGGCCCAGGAAGTGGGTCAAGTCTTGGCAGGCCGTGCCCGCAGGCTGCTGCTGCAGTTTGGGGTGCTCTTCTGCACCATCCTCCTCTTGCTCTGGGTGTCTGTCTTCCTCTATGGCTCCTTCTACTATTCCTACATGCCGACGGTCAGCCACCTCAGCCCGGTGCATTTCTACTACCG GACCGACTGTGATTCCTCCACCACCTCACTCTGCTCCTTCCCTGTTGCCAATGTGTCACTGACTAAGGGTGGACGTGATCGG GTGCTGATGTATGGACAGCCGTATCGTGTTACCTTAGAGCTTGAGCTGCCGGAGTCCCCTGTGAATCAAGATTTGGGCATGTTCTTGGTCACCATTTCCTGCTACACCAGAGGTGGCCGAATCATCTCCACTTCTTCGCGTTCG GTGATGCTGCATTACCGCTCAGACCTGCTCCAGATGCTGGACACACTGGTCTTCTCTAGCCTCCTGCTGTTTGGCTTTGCAGAGCAGAAGCAGCTGCTGGAGGTGGAACTCTACGCAGACTATAGAGAGAACTCG TATGTGCCAACCACTGGAGCGATCATTGAGATCCACAGCAAGCGCATCCAGCTGTACGGAGCCTACCTTCGCATCCACGCGCACTTCACTGGGCTCAG ATACCTGCTGTACAACTTCCCGATGACCTGTGCCTTCATAGGTGTCGCCAGCAACTTCACCTTCCTCAGCGTCATCGTGCTCTTCAGCTACATGCAGTGGGTGTGGGGGGGCATCTGGCCCCGACACCGCTTCTCTTTGCAG GTTAACATCCGAAAAAGAGACAATTCCCGGAAGGAAGTCCAACGAAGGATCTCGGCTCATCAGCCAG GCACAGGGCCTGAAGGCCAGGAGGAGTCAACTCCACAATCAGATGTTACAGAGGATGGTGAGAGCCCTGAAGATCCCTCGGGGACAG AGGGTCAGCTGTCTGAGGAGGAGAAACCAGATCAGCAGCCCCTGAACGGAGAAGAGGAGCTAGAGCCTGAGGCCAGTGATG GTTCAGGCTCCTGGGAAGATGCAGCTCTGCTGACGGAGGCCAACctgcctgctcctgctcctgctcctgcttctGCCCCTGTCCCAGAAACTTTGGGCAGCTCCGAACCCGCTGAGGGTGCTCTCCGACAGCGCCCCACCTGCTCTAGTTCCTGA
- the GNG3 gene encoding guanine nucleotide-binding protein G(I)/G(S)/G(O) subunit gamma-3 — protein sequence MKGETPVNSTMSIGQARKMVEQLKIEASLCRIKVSKAAADLMTYCDAHACEDPLITPVPTSENPFREKKFFCALL from the exons ATGAAAGGTGAGACCCCAGTGAACAGCACTATGAGTATTGGGCAAGCACGCAAGATGGTGGAACAGCTTAAGATTGAAGCCAGCTTGTGCCGGATAAAG GTGTCCAAGGCAGCCGCAGACCTGATGACTTACTGTGATGCCCACGCCTGTGAGGATCCCCTCATCACCCCTGTGCCCACTTCGGAGAACCCCTTCCGGGAGAAGAAGTTTTTCTGTGCTCTCCTCTGa
- the BSCL2 gene encoding seipin isoform X3, whose product MVNDPPVPALLWAQEVGQVLAGRARRLLLQFGVLFCTILLLLWVSVFLYGSFYYSYMPTVSHLSPVHFYYRTDCDSSTTSLCSFPVANVSLTKGGRDRVLMYGQPYRVTLELELPESPVNQDLGMFLVTISCYTRGGRIISTSSRSVMLHYRSDLLQMLDTLVFSSLLLFGFAEQKQLLEVELYADYRENSYVPTTGAIIEIHSKRIQLYGAYLRIHAHFTGLRYLLYNFPMTCAFIGVASNFTFLSVIVLFSYMQWVWGGIWPRHRFSLQVNIRKRDNSRKEVQRRISAHQPGTGPEGQEESTPQSDVTEDGESPEDPSGTEGQLSEEEKPDQQPLNGEEELEPEASDGSGSWEDAALLTEANLPAPAPAPASAPVPETLGSSEPAEGALRQRPTCSSS is encoded by the exons ATGGTCAACGATCCTCCAGTACCTGCCTTACTGTGGGCCCAGGAAGTGGGTCAAGTCTTGGCAGGCCGTGCCCGCAGGCTGCTGCTGCAGTTTGGGGTGCTCTTCTGCACCATCCTCCTCTTGCTCTGGGTGTCTGTCTTCCTCTATGGCTCCTTCTACTATTCCTACATGCCGACGGTCAGCCACCTCAGCCCGGTGCATTTCTACTACCG GACCGACTGTGATTCCTCCACCACCTCACTCTGCTCCTTCCCTGTTGCCAATGTGTCACTGACTAAGGGTGGACGTGATCGG GTGCTGATGTATGGACAGCCGTATCGTGTTACCTTAGAGCTTGAGCTGCCGGAGTCCCCTGTGAATCAAGATTTGGGCATGTTCTTGGTCACCATTTCCTGCTACACCAGAGGTGGCCGAATCATCTCCACTTCTTCGCGTTCG GTGATGCTGCATTACCGCTCAGACCTGCTCCAGATGCTGGACACACTGGTCTTCTCTAGCCTCCTGCTGTTTGGCTTTGCAGAGCAGAAGCAGCTGCTGGAGGTGGAACTCTACGCAGACTATAGAGAGAACTCG TATGTGCCAACCACTGGAGCGATCATTGAGATCCACAGCAAGCGCATCCAGCTGTACGGAGCCTACCTTCGCATCCACGCGCACTTCACTGGGCTCAG ATACCTGCTGTACAACTTCCCGATGACCTGTGCCTTCATAGGTGTCGCCAGCAACTTCACCTTCCTCAGCGTCATCGTGCTCTTCAGCTACATGCAGTGGGTGTGGGGGGGCATCTGGCCCCGACACCGCTTCTCTTTGCAG GTTAACATCCGAAAAAGAGACAATTCCCGGAAGGAAGTCCAACGAAGGATCTCGGCTCATCAGCCAG GCACAGGGCCTGAAGGCCAGGAGGAGTCAACTCCACAATCAGATGTTACAGAGGATGGTGAGAGCCCTGAAGATCCCTCGGGGACAG AGGGTCAGCTGTCTGAGGAGGAGAAACCAGATCAGCAGCCCCTGAACGGAGAAGAGGAGCTAGAGCCTGAGGCCAGTGATG GTTCAGGCTCCTGGGAAGATGCAGCTCTGCTGACGGAGGCCAACctgcctgctcctgctcctgctcctgcttctGCCCCTGTCCCAGAAACTTTGGGCAGCTCCGAACCCGCTGAGGGTGCTCTCCGACAGCGCCCCACCTGCTCTAGTTCCTGA
- the BSCL2 gene encoding seipin isoform X2 produces MSTEKVDQKEEVGEKEVCGDQIKGPDKEEEPPAPASHGQGWRPGGKAARNARPEPGARHPALPAMVNDPPVPALLWAQEVGQVLAGRARRLLLQFGVLFCTILLLLWVSVFLYGSFYYSYMPTVSHLSPVHFYYRTDCDSSTTSLCSFPVANVSLTKGGRDRVLMYGQPYRVTLELELPESPVNQDLGMFLVTISCYTRGGRIISTSSRSVMLHYRSDLLQMLDTLVFSSLLLFGFAEQKQLLEVELYADYRENSYVPTTGAIIEIHSKRIQLYGAYLRIHAHFTGLRYLLYNFPMTCAFIGVASNFTFLSVIVLFSYMQWVWGGIWPRHRFSLQVNIRKRDNSRKEVQRRISAHQPGPEGQEESTPQSDVTEDGESPEDPSGTEGQLSEEEKPDQQPLNGEEELEPEASDGSGSWEDAALLTEANLPAPAPAPASAPVPETLGSSEPAEGALRQRPTCSSS; encoded by the exons ATGTCTACAGAAAAGGTAGACCAAAAGGAGGAAGTTGGGGAAAAAGAGGTGTGCGGAGACCAGATCAAAGGACCGGACAAAGAGGAG GAACCACCAGCTCCTGCATCCCATGGCCAGGGGTGGCGTCCAGGTGGCAAAGCAGCTAGGAACGCAAGGCCTGAACCTGGGGCCAGACACCCTGCTCTCCCGGCCATGGTCAACGATCCTCCAGTACCTGCCTTACTGTGGGCCCAGGAAGTGGGTCAAGTCTTGGCAGGCCGTGCCCGCAGGCTGCTGCTGCAGTTTGGGGTGCTCTTCTGCACCATCCTCCTCTTGCTCTGGGTGTCTGTCTTCCTCTATGGCTCCTTCTACTATTCCTACATGCCGACGGTCAGCCACCTCAGCCCGGTGCATTTCTACTACCG GACCGACTGTGATTCCTCCACCACCTCACTCTGCTCCTTCCCTGTTGCCAATGTGTCACTGACTAAGGGTGGACGTGATCGG GTGCTGATGTATGGACAGCCGTATCGTGTTACCTTAGAGCTTGAGCTGCCGGAGTCCCCTGTGAATCAAGATTTGGGCATGTTCTTGGTCACCATTTCCTGCTACACCAGAGGTGGCCGAATCATCTCCACTTCTTCGCGTTCG GTGATGCTGCATTACCGCTCAGACCTGCTCCAGATGCTGGACACACTGGTCTTCTCTAGCCTCCTGCTGTTTGGCTTTGCAGAGCAGAAGCAGCTGCTGGAGGTGGAACTCTACGCAGACTATAGAGAGAACTCG TATGTGCCAACCACTGGAGCGATCATTGAGATCCACAGCAAGCGCATCCAGCTGTACGGAGCCTACCTTCGCATCCACGCGCACTTCACTGGGCTCAG ATACCTGCTGTACAACTTCCCGATGACCTGTGCCTTCATAGGTGTCGCCAGCAACTTCACCTTCCTCAGCGTCATCGTGCTCTTCAGCTACATGCAGTGGGTGTGGGGGGGCATCTGGCCCCGACACCGCTTCTCTTTGCAG GTTAACATCCGAAAAAGAGACAATTCCCGGAAGGAAGTCCAACGAAGGATCTCGGCTCATCAGCCAG GGCCTGAAGGCCAGGAGGAGTCAACTCCACAATCAGATGTTACAGAGGATGGTGAGAGCCCTGAAGATCCCTCGGGGACAG AGGGTCAGCTGTCTGAGGAGGAGAAACCAGATCAGCAGCCCCTGAACGGAGAAGAGGAGCTAGAGCCTGAGGCCAGTGATG GTTCAGGCTCCTGGGAAGATGCAGCTCTGCTGACGGAGGCCAACctgcctgctcctgctcctgctcctgcttctGCCCCTGTCCCAGAAACTTTGGGCAGCTCCGAACCCGCTGAGGGTGCTCTCCGACAGCGCCCCACCTGCTCTAGTTCCTGA
- the LBHD1 gene encoding LOW QUALITY PROTEIN: LBH domain-containing protein 1 (The sequence of the model RefSeq protein was modified relative to this genomic sequence to represent the inferred CDS: inserted 3 bases in 2 codons; substituted 3 bases at 3 genomic stop codons), translating into MALVPGRSKEDGLWTTNSPGSSQHPEXPRLPNPLWDRGKTGKVEGHWHIQVXTSPPCVWQPAYPPIWPNLLAVPIQDFSQKSHLLSIVVEASEVNEESGDLHSPHEELLLLTGEEEDAEAFLQDPSEEPGWACSPQNTXHWTXLGADQDDEDACWILEDTKCLEATNHCPFWDSATGSCVCXRGFVEYSCLLPPNSFEGKHCSLPLKHLIQVYEAPYTHPLTISFYR; encoded by the exons ATGGCCCTTGTGCCAGGGAGAAGCAAGGAGGATGGGCTTTGGACTACAAATAGCCCAGGCTCCTCCCAGCATCCAGA TCCCAGGCTGCCCAACCCTCTCTGGGACAGAGGAAAAACTGGCAAGGTTGAAGGTCACTGGCATATTCAGG ATacttccccaccctgtgtctggCAGCCGGCTTACCCTCCAATTTGGCCCAACCTCCTTGCTGTCCCTATTCAGGATTTCTCTCAAAAGTCCCATCTGCTGTCTATTGTGGTGGAAGCCtctgaggtgaatgaagagaGTGGGGATCTCCATTCGCCTCATGAGGAGCTGCTGCTGCTCACTGGTGAGGAAGAGGATGCTGAGGCCTTCCTCCAAGACCCAAGTGAAGAGCCag GCTGGGCTTGCAGCCCACAGAACACTTAACACTGGACTTAGCTGGGGGCAGACCAGGATGATGAAGATGCTTGTTGGATTCTTGAGGACACAAAGTGTCTGGAAGCCACCAACCACTGTCCCTTCTGGGACTCAGCAACAGGTTCCTGTGTTTGTTGAAGGGGCTTTGTGGAATATTCTTGTCTCCTGCCTCCTAATAGCTTTGAGGGTAAGCATTGTTCCCTCCCTCTCAAACATCTCATCCAGGTTTATGAAGCTCCTTATACCCATCCTCTCACAATCtccttttacaggtga
- the UBXN1 gene encoding UBX domain-containing protein 1 isoform X1 — MAELTALESLIEMGFPRGRAEKALALTGNQGIEAAMDWLMEHEDDPDVDEPLETPLGHILGREPTSSEQGGLEGSGSAAGEGKPILSEEERQEQTKRMLELVAQKQREREEREEREALERERQRRRQGQELSAARQRLQEDEMRRAAEERRREKAEELAARQRVREKIERDKAERAKKYGGSVGSQPPPPAPEPGPVPSSPSQEPPTKREYDQCRIQVRLPDGTSLTQTFRAREQLAAVRLYVELHRGEEPGGGQDPVQLLSGFPRRAFSEADMERPLQELGMAARLETRTWGSREACLGKGGMQRERVL, encoded by the exons ATGGCGGAGCTGACGGCTCTTGAGAGTCTCATCGAGATGGGCTTCCCCAGGGGACGCGC GGAGAAGGCTCTGGCCCTCACAGGGAACCAGGGCATCGAGGCTGCGATGGACTG GCTGATGGAGCACGAAGACGACCCCGATGTAGACGAGCCTCTAGAGACCCCCCTTGGACATATCCTGGGACGGGAGCCCACTTCCTCAGAGCAAGGCGGCCTTGAAG GATCTGGTTCTGCTGCCGGAGAAGGCAAACCCATTTTGAGTGAAGAGGAAAGACAGGAACAGACTAAGAG GATGTTGGAGCTGGTGGCCCAGAAGCAGCGGGAGCGTGAAGAGAGAGAGGAACGGGAGGCATTGGAACGCGAACGGCAGCGCAGGAGACAAGGGCAAGAGTTGTCAGCGGCACGACAGCGGCTACAGGAAGATGAGATGCGCCGGGCTGCAGAGGAGAGGCGGAGGGAAAAGGCCGAGGAGTTAGCAGCCAG ACAAAGAGTTAGAGAAAAGATCGAGAGGGACAAAGCAGAGAGAGCCAAGAAG TATGGtggcagtgtgggctctcagCCACCCCCACCGGCACCAGAGCCAGGTCCTGTTCCCTCTTCTCCCAGCCAGGAGCCTCCCACCAAGCGGGAGTATGACCAGTGTCGCATACAG GTCAGGCTGCCAGATGGGACCTCACTGACCCAGACGTTCCGGGCCCGGGAACAGCTGGCAGCCGTGAGGCTCTATGTGGAGCTCCACCGTGGGGAGGAACCAGGAGGCGGCCAGGACCCTGTGCAATTGCTCAGTGGCTTCCCCAGACGGGCCTTCTCAGAAGCTGACATGGAGCGGCCTCTGCAGGAGCTGGGTATGGCTGCAAGACTAGAAACCAGGACTTGGGGGAGTAGGGAGGCATGCTTGGGAAAAGGAGGGATGCAAAGAGAAAGGGTTTTGTGA
- the C1H11orf98 gene encoding uncharacterized protein C11orf98 homolog → MGAPGGKINRPRTELKKKLFKRRRVLNRERRLRHRVVGAVIDQGLITRHHLKKRASSARANITLSGKKRRKLLQQIRLAQKEKAAMEVEAPSKPARTSEPQLKRQKKTKAPQDVEMKDLEDES, encoded by the exons ATGGGAGCTCCCGGGGGAAAGATCAACCGGCCCCGAACG GAGCTGAAGAAGAAGCTGTTCAAACGCCGGCGAGTGCTGAATCGGGAGCGGCGTCTGAGGCACCGGGTGGTCGGGGCTGTGATAGACCAAGGGCTGATCACGCGGCACCACCTCAAAAAGCGGGC GTCCAGTGCACGTGCCAACATTACTCTGTCAGGGAAGAAGCGCAGAAAACTCCTCCAGCAGATTCGGCTTGCCCAGAAAGAGAAGGCAGCCATGGAAG TGGAAGCCCCTTCAAAGCCAGCCAGGACTAGTGAACCACAGCTCAAAAGGCAAAAGAAGACAAAAGCTCCCCAGGATGTAGAAATGAAGGACCTTGAAGATGAGAGCTAA
- the BSCL2 gene encoding seipin isoform X4 yields the protein MVNDPPVPALLWAQEVGQVLAGRARRLLLQFGVLFCTILLLLWVSVFLYGSFYYSYMPTVSHLSPVHFYYRTDCDSSTTSLCSFPVANVSLTKGGRDRVLMYGQPYRVTLELELPESPVNQDLGMFLVTISCYTRGGRIISTSSRSVMLHYRSDLLQMLDTLVFSSLLLFGFAEQKQLLEVELYADYRENSYVPTTGAIIEIHSKRIQLYGAYLRIHAHFTGLRYLLYNFPMTCAFIGVASNFTFLSVIVLFSYMQWVWGGIWPRHRFSLQVNIRKRDNSRKEVQRRISAHQPGPEGQEESTPQSDVTEDGESPEDPSGTEGQLSEEEKPDQQPLNGEEELEPEASDGSGSWEDAALLTEANLPAPAPAPASAPVPETLGSSEPAEGALRQRPTCSSS from the exons ATGGTCAACGATCCTCCAGTACCTGCCTTACTGTGGGCCCAGGAAGTGGGTCAAGTCTTGGCAGGCCGTGCCCGCAGGCTGCTGCTGCAGTTTGGGGTGCTCTTCTGCACCATCCTCCTCTTGCTCTGGGTGTCTGTCTTCCTCTATGGCTCCTTCTACTATTCCTACATGCCGACGGTCAGCCACCTCAGCCCGGTGCATTTCTACTACCG GACCGACTGTGATTCCTCCACCACCTCACTCTGCTCCTTCCCTGTTGCCAATGTGTCACTGACTAAGGGTGGACGTGATCGG GTGCTGATGTATGGACAGCCGTATCGTGTTACCTTAGAGCTTGAGCTGCCGGAGTCCCCTGTGAATCAAGATTTGGGCATGTTCTTGGTCACCATTTCCTGCTACACCAGAGGTGGCCGAATCATCTCCACTTCTTCGCGTTCG GTGATGCTGCATTACCGCTCAGACCTGCTCCAGATGCTGGACACACTGGTCTTCTCTAGCCTCCTGCTGTTTGGCTTTGCAGAGCAGAAGCAGCTGCTGGAGGTGGAACTCTACGCAGACTATAGAGAGAACTCG TATGTGCCAACCACTGGAGCGATCATTGAGATCCACAGCAAGCGCATCCAGCTGTACGGAGCCTACCTTCGCATCCACGCGCACTTCACTGGGCTCAG ATACCTGCTGTACAACTTCCCGATGACCTGTGCCTTCATAGGTGTCGCCAGCAACTTCACCTTCCTCAGCGTCATCGTGCTCTTCAGCTACATGCAGTGGGTGTGGGGGGGCATCTGGCCCCGACACCGCTTCTCTTTGCAG GTTAACATCCGAAAAAGAGACAATTCCCGGAAGGAAGTCCAACGAAGGATCTCGGCTCATCAGCCAG GGCCTGAAGGCCAGGAGGAGTCAACTCCACAATCAGATGTTACAGAGGATGGTGAGAGCCCTGAAGATCCCTCGGGGACAG AGGGTCAGCTGTCTGAGGAGGAGAAACCAGATCAGCAGCCCCTGAACGGAGAAGAGGAGCTAGAGCCTGAGGCCAGTGATG GTTCAGGCTCCTGGGAAGATGCAGCTCTGCTGACGGAGGCCAACctgcctgctcctgctcctgctcctgcttctGCCCCTGTCCCAGAAACTTTGGGCAGCTCCGAACCCGCTGAGGGTGCTCTCCGACAGCGCCCCACCTGCTCTAGTTCCTGA
- the UQCC3 gene encoding ubiquinol-cytochrome-c reductase complex assembly factor 3, with protein MEFLRKTLITVAVLGAGAGVGFALLAIVTPGEQRKQEMLKEMPLQDPRSREEMAKTQQLLVATLQEAATTQENVAWRKNWMVSEGGAGGRSP; from the exons ATGGAGTTCTTGCGGAAAACGCTGATCACAGTCGCAGTGCTGGGCGCAGGGGCTGGCGTGGGCTTCGCGCTCCTTGCTATCGTGACCCCCGGAGAGCAGCGGAAGCAGGAAATGCTAAAG GAGATGCCACTGCAGGACCCGCGGAGCAGGGAGGAGATGGCCAAGACCCAGCAGCTATTGGTGGCCACTCTGCAGGAGGCAGCGACCACACAGGAGAACGTGGCCTGGAGGAAGAACTGGATGGTTAGCGAAGGCGGCGCCGGCGGGAGGTCACCGTGA
- the UBXN1 gene encoding UBX domain-containing protein 1 isoform X2 produces the protein MAELTALESLIEMGFPRGRAEKALALTGNQGIEAAMDWLMEHEDDPDVDEPLETPLGHILGREPTSSEQGGLEGSGSAAGEGKPILSEEERQEQTKRMLELVAQKQREREEREEREALERERQRRRQGQELSAARQRLQEDEMRRAAEERRREKAEELAARQRVREKIERDKAERAKKYGGSVGSQPPPPAPEPGPVPSSPSQEPPTKREYDQCRIQVRLPDGTSLTQTFRAREQLAAVRLYVELHRGEEPGGGQDPVQLLSGFPRRAFSEADMERPLQELGLVPSAVLIVAKKCPS, from the exons ATGGCGGAGCTGACGGCTCTTGAGAGTCTCATCGAGATGGGCTTCCCCAGGGGACGCGC GGAGAAGGCTCTGGCCCTCACAGGGAACCAGGGCATCGAGGCTGCGATGGACTG GCTGATGGAGCACGAAGACGACCCCGATGTAGACGAGCCTCTAGAGACCCCCCTTGGACATATCCTGGGACGGGAGCCCACTTCCTCAGAGCAAGGCGGCCTTGAAG GATCTGGTTCTGCTGCCGGAGAAGGCAAACCCATTTTGAGTGAAGAGGAAAGACAGGAACAGACTAAGAG GATGTTGGAGCTGGTGGCCCAGAAGCAGCGGGAGCGTGAAGAGAGAGAGGAACGGGAGGCATTGGAACGCGAACGGCAGCGCAGGAGACAAGGGCAAGAGTTGTCAGCGGCACGACAGCGGCTACAGGAAGATGAGATGCGCCGGGCTGCAGAGGAGAGGCGGAGGGAAAAGGCCGAGGAGTTAGCAGCCAG ACAAAGAGTTAGAGAAAAGATCGAGAGGGACAAAGCAGAGAGAGCCAAGAAG TATGGtggcagtgtgggctctcagCCACCCCCACCGGCACCAGAGCCAGGTCCTGTTCCCTCTTCTCCCAGCCAGGAGCCTCCCACCAAGCGGGAGTATGACCAGTGTCGCATACAG GTCAGGCTGCCAGATGGGACCTCACTGACCCAGACGTTCCGGGCCCGGGAACAGCTGGCAGCCGTGAGGCTCTATGTGGAGCTCCACCGTGGGGAGGAACCAGGAGGCGGCCAGGACCCTGTGCAATTGCTCAGTGGCTTCCCCAGACGGGCCTTCTCAGAAGCTGACATGGAGCGGCCTCTGCAGGAGCTGG GACTCGTGCCTTCTGCTGTTCTCATTGTGGCCAAGAAATGTCCCAGCTGA
- the LRRN4CL gene encoding LOW QUALITY PROTEIN: LRRN4 C-terminal-like protein (The sequence of the model RefSeq protein was modified relative to this genomic sequence to represent the inferred CDS: deleted 1 base in 1 codon), producing MLGSPCLLWLLAVTFLVPRAQPLAPQDFEEEEEDETETAWPPLPAVPCDYDHCRHLQVPCKELQRAGPAACLCPGLSSPAQPPDPPRMGEVSIVAEEGRAVVHWCAPFSPVLHYWLLLWDGSEAAQKGPPLNATVRRAELKGLKPGGVYVVCVVAANEAGASRVPEAGREGLEGADIPAFGPCSRFAVPPNPRTLVHAAVGVGTALALLSCAALVWHFCLRDRWGCPRRAVARAAGAL from the exons ATGCTGGGCTCTCCCTGCCTTCTGTGGCTCCTGGCCGTGACCTTCTTGGTTCCCAGAGCTCAGCCCTTGGCCCCTCAAGActttgaagaagaggaagaagatgagaCTGAGACGGCGTGGCCGCCTTTGCCGGCTGTCCCCTGCGACTACGACCACTGCCGACACCTGCAGGTGCCCTGTAAGGAGCTACAGAGGGCCGGGCCGGCGGCCTGCCTGTGCCCAGGActctccagccctgcccagccgCCCGACCCGCCGCGCATGGGAGAAGTGAGCATTGTGGCCGAAGAG GGCCGCGCAGTGGTCCACTGGTGTGCCCCCTTCTCCCCGGTCCTCCACTACTGGCTGCTGCTTTGGGACGGCAGCGAGGCTGCGCAGAAGGGGCCACCGCTGAACGCTACGGTCCGCAGAGCCGAACTgaaggggctgaagccagggggCGTTTATGTCGTTTGCGTGGTGGCCGCTAACGAGGCCGGGGCAAGCCGCGTGCCTGAGGCTGGAAGAGAGGGCCTCGAGGGGGCCGACATCCCTGCCTTCGGGCCTTGCAGCCGCTTTGCGGTGCCGCCCAACCCCCGCACTCTGGTCCACGCTGCCGTCGGGGTGGGCACGGCCCTGGCCCTGCTGAGCTGTGCCGCCCTGGTGTGGCACTTCTGCCTACGCGATCGCTGGGGCTGCCCGCGCCGAGCCGTCGCCCGAGCAGCAGGGGCGCTCTGA
- the CSKMT gene encoding citrate synthase-lysine N-methyltransferase CSKMT, mitochondrial, whose product MAALRRMLHLPSLMMGTCRPFPDSLAGSCLADRCLWDRLHAQPRLGTVPTFDWFFGYEEVQELLLPLLQEARAASPLRVLDVGCGTSSLCTGLYTKSPHPVDVLGVDFSPVAVAYMNSLLEGGQGRTPLCPGHPASSLHFMHADAQNLGSVASSGSFQLLLDKGTWDAVARGGLPRAYQLLSECLRVLNPQGTLIQFSDEDPDVRLPCLEQGSHGWAVTVQELGPFRGITYFAYLIQGCH is encoded by the exons ATGGCTGCGCTGCGTCGAATGCTCCACTTGCCGAGCCTGATGATGGGGACGTGCCGCCCCTTTCCGG ACTCACTGGCTGGTAGCTGCCTGGCGGACCGCTGTCTCTGGGATCGGCTGCATGCCCAGCCCCGTTTGGGCACTGTCCCCACCTTCGACTGGTTCTTTGGATACGAGGAAGTCCAGGAGCTCCTACTACCGTTGCTGCAGGAGGCACGGGCTGCCAGTCCTCTGCGGGTGCTGGATGTGGGCTGTGGGACCTCCAGCCTATGTACAGGCCTCTACACCAAATCTCCACACCCAGTGGATGTGTTAGGGGTGGACTTTTCTCCTGTGGCTGTGGCCTACATGAACAGCCTCCTGGAGGGTGGCCAAGGCCGAACACCTCTATGCCCTGGGcaccctgcctccagcctccactTCATGCATGCCGATGCCCAGAACCTGGGGTCTGTGGCTTCCTCAGGCTCTTTCCAACTACTGCTGGACAAGGGCACCTGGGATGCTGTTGCCAGGGGAGGTCTGCCTAGGGCTTACCAGCTGCTATCAGAATGCTTGCGGGTTCTAAACCCTCAGGGGACCCTAATTCAATTCTCGGATGAGGATCCTGATGTGCGACTGCCCTGCCTGGAACAAGGGTCGCATGGCTGGGCTGTGACTGTGCAGGAGCTAGGCCCTTTCAGGGGCATCACCTACTTTGCTTACTTGATTCAAGGCTGTCATTAA